In Manis pentadactyla isolate mManPen7 chromosome 3, mManPen7.hap1, whole genome shotgun sequence, a single window of DNA contains:
- the TMEM74 gene encoding transmembrane protein 74, which yields MELHYLAKKRSQADLCDAVDWSSGGPPGDQVCAAATKAALCCQKHCMSTPRAAKMEESKLSPSPVDPSSSLQDSVIQPDSLPPGPLNSGNDPVTAERKVCNCCSQELETSFTYVDENVNLEQRNRSSTSTKGSSHVGDLGWGSTDEWSHEAAISLISEDEDDTSSEATSSGKSVDYGFISAILFLVTGILLVIISYIVPREVTVDPNTVAAREMERLEKESARLGAHLDRCVIAGLCLLTLGGVVLSCLLMMSMWKGELYRRNRFASSKESAKLYGSFNFRMKTSANENTLELSLVEEDALAVQS from the coding sequence ATGGAGCTCCACTACCTTGCTAAAAAGAGAAGCCAGGCAGACCTGTGCGATGCTGTAGACTGGAGTTCAGGAGGGCCTCCTGGTGACCAGGTATGTGCAGCAGCCACCAAAGCTGCTCTCTGCTGCCAGAAACACTGTATGTCAACCCCAAGAGCCGCCAAGATGGAAGAGTCTAAACTTAGCCCTTCTCCAGTAGACCCCTCATCCTCTCTGCAAGACAGTGTTATTCAGCCAGACTCCTTGCCACCAGGACCTCTCAACTCAGGGAACGACCCAGTAACAGCAGAACGGAAAGTCTGCAACTGCTGCAGCCAGGAATTAGAAACTTCTTTCACTTACGTGGATGAGAATGTCAACTTAGAGCAGAGGAACCGGAGCTCCACTTCCACAAAGGGGAGTAGTCACGTGGGAGACCTGGGCTGGGGAAGTACAGATGAATGGTCCCACGAGGCTGCCATATCCTTGATATCTGAGGATGAAGATGACACAAGTTCAGAAGCCACATCTTCAGGGAAGTCAGTAGACTATGGTTTCATCAGCGCCATCTTGTTCTTGGTCACTGGCATCTTGCTGGTGATCATCTCCTACATTGTCCCACGGGAAGTGACTGTGGATCCCAACACCGTGGCAGCCCGGGAGATGGAACGTCTGGAGAAGGAGAGTGCAAGGCTGGGGGCTCACCTGGACCGCTGTGTGATTGCTGGACTCTGCCTGCTCACGCTTGGGGGAGTTGTTCTCTCCTGTTTGCTAATGATGTCTATGTGGAAGGGGGAACTGTATCGTCGCAACAGGTTTGCCTCTTCCAAAGAGTCTGCAAAACTGTATGGTTCTTTCAACTTCAGGATGAAAACCAGCGCTAATGAAAACACCTTGGAACTGTCCTTGGTAGAGGAAGATGCTCTCGCTGTCCAGAGTTAA